One segment of Streptomyces sp. TG1A-8 DNA contains the following:
- the glgB gene encoding 1,4-alpha-glucan branching enzyme, producing the protein MREAPAASVASASALEVAVSPAVDAGDRERLLHGTHHAPHSVLGAHPVPGGVAFRAFRPYAQAVTVVSGDLRAELHDDGDGFFSGLLPLAEVPAYRLRVTYDGTVHETEDSYRFLPTLGELDLHLIGEGRHEQLWQVLGARVMTHQGVTGTRFSVWAPNARGVRVTGSFNFWDATGFPMRSLGSTGVWELFVPGIGEGELYKFEITRPDGSRTVRADPMARRTEVPPATSSIVHASHHEWGDAEWMAHRADRPVHEAPFSVYEVHLPSWRPGLTYRQLADQLPAYVKEMGFTHVELMPVAEHPFGGSWGYQVTGFYAPTARMGTPDDFKYLVDRLHQEGIGVLMDWVPAHFPRDEWALAEFDGLPLYEHHDPLRAAHPDWGTLEFDFGRREVRNFLVANAVYWCEEFHIDGLRVDAVASMLYLDYSRGPGQWAPNEFGGRENLDAVAFLQEMNATVYRRCPGVVTIAEESTAWDGVTRPTHHKGPSGFGGLGFGLKWNMGWMHDSLQYMSHEPVHRKYHHHEMTFSMVYAYSENYVLPISHDEVVHGKRSLVSKMPGDWWQQRAGLRAYLAYMWAHPGKQLLFMGQEFAQGAEWSEVHGPDWWLLDPAYGAEADHRGVRDLVRDLNATYRSTPALWQRDIDPAGFQWITGDAADDNVFAFLRLDADGNPLLAVSHLAPVVRPDYRLGVPEDVPVWHECLNTDAGRYGGSDVGRPDVVKPEPQGWHGRPASIRLTLPPLATVWLRPA; encoded by the coding sequence GTGCGGGAGGCGCCCGCCGCTTCCGTCGCGAGCGCGTCCGCGCTGGAGGTGGCCGTCTCCCCCGCCGTGGACGCCGGCGACCGCGAGCGGCTGCTGCACGGCACCCATCACGCCCCGCACTCCGTCCTCGGCGCCCACCCGGTCCCCGGGGGGGTCGCCTTCCGGGCGTTCCGCCCGTACGCGCAGGCGGTCACCGTGGTCTCCGGGGACCTGCGGGCGGAGCTGCACGACGACGGCGACGGCTTCTTCTCCGGGCTGCTCCCGCTCGCCGAGGTCCCCGCCTACCGGCTGCGCGTGACGTACGACGGCACCGTCCACGAGACCGAGGACTCCTACCGCTTCCTGCCCACGCTCGGCGAGCTGGACCTGCACCTGATCGGCGAGGGCCGGCACGAGCAGTTGTGGCAGGTGCTCGGCGCGCGGGTGATGACGCACCAGGGCGTGACCGGCACCCGCTTCTCGGTGTGGGCGCCGAACGCGCGGGGCGTGCGGGTCACGGGGAGCTTCAACTTCTGGGACGCCACCGGCTTCCCGATGCGCTCGCTCGGCTCCACCGGGGTGTGGGAGTTGTTCGTGCCGGGCATCGGCGAGGGCGAGCTGTACAAGTTCGAGATCACCCGCCCGGACGGCTCGCGCACCGTGCGCGCCGACCCGATGGCCCGCCGCACGGAGGTCCCGCCCGCCACGTCCTCGATCGTGCACGCCTCGCACCACGAGTGGGGCGACGCGGAGTGGATGGCGCACCGGGCGGACCGGCCGGTGCACGAGGCGCCGTTCTCGGTGTACGAGGTCCACCTGCCGTCCTGGCGGCCGGGCCTGACCTACCGCCAGCTCGCCGACCAGCTGCCCGCGTACGTCAAGGAGATGGGCTTCACGCACGTGGAGCTGATGCCGGTCGCCGAGCACCCCTTCGGCGGCTCCTGGGGCTACCAGGTCACCGGCTTCTACGCGCCCACCGCCCGCATGGGCACGCCGGACGACTTCAAGTACCTGGTGGACCGGCTGCACCAGGAGGGCATCGGCGTCCTCATGGACTGGGTGCCGGCCCACTTCCCGCGGGACGAGTGGGCGCTGGCCGAGTTCGACGGACTCCCGCTGTACGAGCACCACGACCCGCTGCGCGCCGCCCACCCCGACTGGGGCACGCTGGAGTTCGACTTCGGGCGCCGCGAGGTGCGCAACTTCCTGGTCGCCAACGCGGTGTACTGGTGCGAGGAGTTCCACATCGACGGGCTGCGCGTGGACGCCGTCGCCTCCATGCTCTACCTCGACTACTCGCGCGGGCCGGGCCAGTGGGCGCCCAACGAGTTCGGCGGCCGGGAGAACCTGGACGCGGTCGCCTTCCTGCAGGAGATGAACGCCACCGTCTACCGGCGCTGCCCGGGCGTGGTGACCATCGCCGAGGAGTCCACGGCCTGGGACGGCGTGACCCGCCCCACCCACCACAAGGGCCCGAGCGGCTTCGGCGGCCTCGGCTTCGGCCTGAAGTGGAACATGGGCTGGATGCACGACTCGCTGCAGTACATGAGCCACGAGCCGGTGCACCGCAAGTACCACCACCACGAGATGACCTTCTCGATGGTGTACGCCTACAGCGAGAACTACGTCCTGCCGATCTCGCACGACGAGGTCGTCCACGGCAAGCGGTCCCTCGTGTCGAAGATGCCCGGCGACTGGTGGCAGCAGCGCGCCGGCCTGCGCGCCTACCTGGCCTACATGTGGGCCCATCCCGGCAAGCAGCTCCTCTTCATGGGACAGGAGTTCGCCCAGGGCGCCGAGTGGTCCGAGGTGCACGGCCCCGACTGGTGGCTGCTCGACCCGGCCTACGGCGCGGAGGCCGACCACCGGGGCGTGCGGGACCTGGTGCGCGACCTCAACGCCACCTACCGTTCCACCCCCGCCCTGTGGCAGCGGGACATCGACCCGGCGGGCTTCCAGTGGATCACCGGCGACGCGGCCGACGACAACGTCTTCGCGTTCCTGCGCCTGGACGCCGACGGCAACCCCCTGCTCGCGGTCTCCCACCTGGCGCCGGTGGTCCGCCCCGACTATCGCCTCGGGGTGCCGGAGGACGTCCCGGTCTGGCACGAGTGCCTCAACACCGACGCCGGGAGGTACGGCGGCAGCGACGTCGGCCGGCCGGACGTCGTCAAGCCCGAACCGCAGGGCTGGCACGGCCGCCCGGCGAGCATCCGGCTGACCCTGCCGCCGCTCGCGACGGTGTGGCTGCGGCCGGCCTGA
- a CDS encoding AAA family ATPase: protein MRQEQEFIDGLYARVDVLRGDTEVSVTDALAQGATPRQARLERDILVAERSGLLATLNAVDGSLCFGRIDLADGTRHHIGRIGLREDDAERTPVLIDWRADVARPFYLATGHTPMGLRRRRHIATAGRTVTALHDEILDLGDATRTGHEDPSGDAVLLAALNSARTGRMGDIVQTIQAEQDRIIRAPHRGVLVVEGGPGTGKTAVALHRAAYLLYEYRELLARRAVLIVGPNPAFLGYIGEVLPSLGETGVLLATVGELFPGVRATAADTPEAAAVKGRADMADVLAAVVRDRQALPDPVIAVEHDREVLMLDDGLVGVARERTRAAGLPHNASREYFEGHILNALTDLYAERVGTDPYDGSNLLDPSDLTQIRDELAANPEVRSAVDQLWPRITPRRLVADFLAAPDGYLCEADADAVRRPVTRAWTVADVPLLDEAAELLGEDDRLARARAEHERETQVAYAQGVLDVSYASRTYEFEDKEEDDPEASEVLSAHDIIDAERFAERHEEADHRSAAERAAADRTWAFGHIIVDEAQELSPMAWRLLMRRSPTRSMTLVGDPAQTAEAAGVGSWTDILRPYVEDRWEHTRLGVNYRTPSEIMDLAAAVVRAGNPDFEPPRSVRSTGVRPWVRRVTGDLPGAVAEAVAELTPDEGRLAVVAPRALHRRLAARLDGVTAGAEPDLTRTVVLLDPRQSKGLEFDSVLVVEPSAYGTSDLYVALTRATQRLGVLHTGTLPPGLSPAG from the coding sequence TTGCGGCAGGAACAGGAATTCATCGACGGTCTGTACGCGCGCGTGGACGTGCTGCGCGGCGACACCGAGGTCTCGGTCACCGACGCCCTCGCCCAGGGGGCCACGCCCAGGCAGGCGCGGCTGGAGCGGGACATCCTGGTCGCCGAGCGCTCGGGCCTGCTCGCCACCCTGAACGCCGTCGACGGCTCGCTCTGCTTCGGCCGGATCGACCTCGCCGACGGCACCCGCCACCACATCGGCCGGATCGGCCTGCGCGAGGACGACGCGGAGCGCACCCCGGTCCTGATCGACTGGCGGGCCGACGTCGCCCGCCCCTTCTACCTGGCCACCGGCCACACCCCGATGGGCCTGCGCCGCCGTCGGCACATCGCCACCGCCGGCCGGACCGTGACCGCCCTGCACGACGAGATCCTCGACCTCGGCGACGCCACCCGCACCGGCCACGAGGACCCCTCCGGGGACGCCGTGCTGCTGGCCGCGCTCAACTCGGCGCGCACCGGCCGCATGGGCGACATCGTGCAGACCATCCAGGCCGAGCAGGACCGCATCATCCGGGCGCCGCACCGCGGCGTACTGGTGGTGGAGGGCGGTCCCGGCACCGGCAAGACGGCGGTCGCCCTGCACCGCGCGGCCTACCTGCTCTACGAGTACCGGGAGCTGCTGGCCCGCCGTGCCGTGCTCATCGTCGGCCCCAACCCCGCCTTCCTCGGCTACATCGGCGAGGTGCTGCCCTCCCTCGGCGAGACCGGGGTGCTGCTGGCCACGGTCGGCGAGCTGTTCCCCGGCGTGCGGGCCACCGCCGCCGACACCCCGGAGGCGGCGGCCGTGAAGGGCCGCGCCGACATGGCCGACGTGCTCGCCGCCGTCGTGCGCGACCGGCAGGCCCTGCCCGACCCGGTCATCGCCGTCGAGCACGACCGCGAGGTGCTGATGCTGGACGACGGCCTGGTGGGCGTCGCCCGCGAGCGCACCCGCGCGGCCGGGCTCCCGCACAACGCCTCCCGCGAGTACTTCGAGGGCCACATCCTCAACGCGCTCACCGACCTGTACGCCGAGCGCGTGGGCACCGACCCGTACGACGGCAGCAACCTGCTGGACCCCTCCGACCTCACCCAGATCCGCGACGAACTCGCCGCGAACCCCGAGGTCCGGTCCGCCGTCGACCAACTGTGGCCGCGGATCACCCCCCGGCGGCTCGTCGCCGACTTCCTCGCCGCACCGGACGGCTACCTCTGCGAGGCGGACGCCGACGCCGTCCGCCGCCCGGTGACCCGGGCCTGGACCGTCGCGGACGTGCCGCTGCTGGACGAGGCCGCCGAACTCCTCGGCGAGGACGACCGGCTGGCGCGCGCCCGCGCGGAGCACGAGCGGGAGACCCAGGTCGCCTACGCGCAGGGGGTGCTCGACGTGTCGTACGCCTCCCGCACCTACGAGTTCGAGGACAAGGAGGAGGATGATCCGGAGGCCTCCGAGGTATTGTCCGCGCACGACATCATCGACGCCGAGCGCTTCGCCGAGCGCCATGAGGAGGCCGACCACCGCAGCGCCGCCGAGCGGGCCGCGGCCGACCGGACCTGGGCGTTCGGGCACATCATCGTGGACGAGGCGCAGGAGCTGTCGCCGATGGCGTGGCGCCTGCTGATGCGGCGCAGCCCGACCCGCTCGATGACCCTGGTCGGCGACCCCGCCCAGACCGCCGAGGCGGCCGGCGTCGGCTCCTGGACGGACATCCTCCGGCCGTACGTCGAGGACCGCTGGGAGCACACCCGCCTCGGCGTCAACTACCGCACCCCGTCCGAGATCATGGACCTGGCCGCGGCCGTGGTCCGGGCCGGGAACCCGGACTTCGAGCCGCCGCGTTCGGTCCGCTCCACCGGCGTACGGCCCTGGGTGCGCCGGGTCACCGGCGACCTGCCCGGCGCGGTCGCCGAGGCGGTCGCCGAACTCACCCCGGACGAGGGCCGGCTGGCGGTCGTCGCCCCGCGCGCACTGCACCGGCGGCTGGCCGCCCGGCTGGACGGGGTCACGGCGGGCGCCGAGCCGGACCTGACCCGGACGGTGGTCCTGCTCGACCCGCGTCAGTCCAAGGGCCTGGAGTTCGATTCCGTCCTCGTGGTCGAGCCGTCCGCCTACGGCACGAGCGACCTGTACGTCGCCCTGACCCGGGCCACGCAGCGGCTGGGCGTGCTGCACACCGGGACGCTGCCGCCGGGCCTGTCCCCGGCAGGGTGA
- the trxA gene encoding thioredoxin, with the protein MNSTGGPAEVTDADFAAEVIDADLPVLVQFTADWCGPCRQLAPVLKDIAFEEGKRLKVVRLDVDRNPGTAVAYGVLSTPTLMVFRDGEPVRSMVGARPKRRLLQELADLL; encoded by the coding sequence GTGAACTCGACGGGCGGACCGGCCGAGGTGACGGACGCGGATTTCGCGGCAGAGGTGATCGATGCCGACCTGCCGGTGCTGGTGCAGTTCACGGCCGACTGGTGCGGGCCCTGCCGGCAGCTGGCGCCGGTGCTGAAGGACATCGCCTTCGAGGAGGGCAAGCGGCTGAAGGTCGTACGGCTGGACGTGGACCGCAATCCGGGGACGGCGGTGGCGTACGGCGTGCTGTCCACGCCGACCCTCATGGTCTTCCGGGACGGTGAGCCGGTGCGGTCGATGGTGGGGGCGCGGCCCAAACGGCGCCTGCTGCAGGAGCTGGCGGACCTGCTGTAG
- a CDS encoding MerR family transcriptional regulator: MRIGELAARAGTTPRTLRYYEARGLLPARRDEHGHRTYDEGDLRLLRQIRTLQDFGFGLEETRPFVECLRAGHPQGDSCPASLVVYRRKLEELDALVGQLTAVRERVAAQLARAERARDELAAESLVPGGPEPGCELGGLTR; this comes from the coding sequence ATGCGAATCGGCGAGCTGGCCGCACGGGCCGGAACCACCCCCCGCACCCTGCGCTACTACGAGGCGCGGGGGCTGCTGCCCGCACGGCGCGACGAGCACGGACACCGCACCTACGACGAGGGCGACCTGAGGCTGCTGCGGCAGATCCGGACGCTGCAGGACTTCGGGTTCGGCCTGGAGGAGACGCGGCCGTTCGTGGAGTGCCTGCGGGCCGGGCACCCGCAGGGCGACTCCTGCCCGGCCTCGCTCGTGGTCTACCGGCGCAAGCTGGAGGAGCTGGACGCGCTCGTCGGGCAGCTGACGGCGGTGCGGGAGAGGGTCGCGGCACAGCTGGCGCGGGCGGAGCGGGCCCGGGACGAGCTGGCCGCCGAGTCGCTGGTTCCGGGAGGTCCGGAACCCGGGTGCGAACTGGGAGGACTGACACGGTGA
- a CDS encoding cation:dicarboxylase symporter family transporter, protein MAATTPDTAPAAPRARRDRTHYLYVAVVAAVGLGIAVGLVWPDAGVALKPLGTGFVNLIKMMISPIIFCTIVLGIGSVRKAAKVGAVGGIALGYFFVMSLVALAIGLVVGNVLHPGEGLHLTDALKQTGHAQVSSEALPPVDFVLSIIPVTFVSAFTEGQVLQTLLVALLTGFALQAMGSAGQPVLRGVEHVQRLVFRILAMVMWAAPIGAFGAIAAVVGSAGLDALKSLAVLMLGFYVTCVLFVFVVLGAVLRIVAGLNVFSLLKYLAREFLLILSTSSSESALPRLIAKMEHLGVSKPVVGITVPTGYSFNLDGTMIYMTMASLYIADALGTPMSVGEQIPLLLFLLLASKGAAGVSGAGLATLAGGLQSHKPALVDGVGLIVGIDRFMSEARALTNFAGNAVATVLIGTWTKEIDGDRVRRVLAGELPFDETTLLDEGRPAAGEGPRAREEEPARA, encoded by the coding sequence GTGGCCGCCACCACCCCCGATACGGCACCCGCCGCGCCCCGCGCGCGGCGGGACCGGACCCATTACCTGTACGTCGCCGTCGTCGCGGCGGTCGGGCTCGGCATCGCCGTGGGGCTCGTCTGGCCCGACGCGGGCGTCGCGCTGAAGCCGCTGGGCACCGGTTTCGTGAACCTGATCAAGATGATGATCTCGCCGATCATCTTCTGCACGATCGTGCTCGGGATCGGGTCGGTGCGCAAGGCCGCCAAGGTCGGTGCCGTGGGCGGCATCGCGCTCGGCTACTTCTTCGTGATGTCGCTGGTCGCGCTCGCCATCGGGCTCGTCGTCGGCAACGTGCTGCACCCCGGCGAGGGGCTGCACCTGACCGACGCGCTCAAGCAGACCGGGCACGCCCAGGTCTCCAGCGAAGCGCTGCCGCCGGTCGACTTCGTGCTGTCGATCATCCCGGTGACCTTCGTGTCCGCCTTCACCGAGGGCCAGGTGCTGCAGACGCTGCTCGTCGCGCTGCTCACCGGGTTCGCGCTGCAGGCGATGGGATCGGCCGGGCAGCCGGTGCTGCGCGGCGTCGAGCACGTCCAGCGGCTGGTCTTCCGCATCCTGGCCATGGTCATGTGGGCCGCGCCGATCGGCGCCTTCGGCGCCATCGCGGCGGTGGTCGGGTCCGCCGGCCTCGACGCGCTGAAGAGCCTGGCGGTGCTGATGCTCGGTTTCTACGTCACCTGCGTGCTGTTCGTGTTCGTCGTGCTCGGCGCCGTGCTGCGGATCGTCGCCGGACTGAACGTCTTCTCCCTGCTGAAGTACCTCGCCCGCGAGTTCCTGCTGATCCTGTCGACCTCGTCCTCCGAGTCCGCGCTGCCGCGGCTGATCGCGAAGATGGAGCACCTGGGCGTCAGCAAGCCGGTCGTCGGCATCACCGTGCCGACCGGCTACTCCTTCAACCTCGACGGCACCATGATCTACATGACCATGGCCTCCCTCTACATCGCCGACGCCCTCGGCACCCCGATGTCCGTCGGCGAGCAGATCCCGCTGCTGCTGTTCCTGCTGCTGGCGTCCAAGGGCGCGGCGGGCGTCAGCGGGGCGGGCCTGGCCACGCTGGCCGGCGGTCTGCAGTCGCACAAGCCCGCGCTGGTCGACGGCGTCGGACTGATCGTCGGCATCGACCGCTTCATGAGCGAGGCGCGCGCGCTGACCAACTTCGCGGGCAACGCCGTCGCCACCGTGCTGATCGGCACCTGGACCAAGGAGATCGACGGTGACCGGGTCCGGCGCGTGCTCGCCGGCGAGCTGCCGTTCGACGAGACCACGCTGCTGGACGAGGGCCGGCCGGCGGCCGGCGAGGGGCCCAGGGCGCGGGAGGAGGAGCCGGCCAGGGCCTGA